The nucleotide window TTACCAACGGCCGCAGCAGTACCAGCAACAGCAGCCGTACAATTACCAACGGCCGCAGCAGTACCAGCAACAGCAGCCATACAATTACCAACGGCCGCAGCAGTACCAGCAGCAGCCGTACAATTACCAGCGGCCGTACAATTACCAGCGGCCGCAGCAGTACCAGCAGCAGCAGCCGTACAATTACCAACGGCCGCAGCAATACCAGCAGCAGTACCAGCGGCCGAATTACACGCCTACGGGCAACGGCAATGGCGGCGGCTCACGTGGCCGGGATACACGACAGACCTGTCAATCGAACGCGCAGGGCCAGTCCTGCTCAGACGGTACGCACAACCGGTAGACGACCGTAGAAAACAGGTAATTGCGAAGGCCGCGGGCCGGCAGGCCCGCGGCCTTCGCGCGTCACTGCCGCCGCGCGAGTCCGGTCGCCTACGCTCCGCGCGGCACAGTTTGAGCGGCGACCGGCCCCACCTCCGGGCTCTCCACGTGCGGCCGGCTTCTACGCGCGCAGGCTCGCGGCGTCGGTTCGGCCGAGCTCGTCGAAGAAGCGCACGTAGGCGCGCGTTCCCCGGTCGAACGTCTGCAGGCGGAGGAACTCGTTCGGCGCGTGCACCAGATTGTCGGGCTCGCCGAAGGCGAAAAACACGAGCCACGTCCCGAGCTCCCGCTTGACCAGGTCTGAGACCGGCAGCGTCCCGCCGACGCGCACGCGTACGGGGTCCTTGCCGTATGTCGCGCGGAGCGCCTTCGCCGCGGCCGCCAGGCTCGGGTGCTCGGCCGGCATGAGGTACGGCCGGGCCTTTCCCTTGGACCGCGTCACCGTCACCGTGACACCCGCCGGCGCGTGGCGGCGAATGTGCTGCTCGACCGCCTGCGCGATCTGATCCGGATCTTGATCGGGCACCAGCCGGCACGTGATCTTTGCGTGGGCCTCGTTCGGCAGCACAGTCTTGCTGCCGTCGCCCTGAAAACCGCCCCACATTCCGTTGACCTCGAGCGTCGGGCGGATCCACGTGCGCTCGAGGGGCGTGTAGTCCGGCTCTCCGACGAACTGCGCGATGCCGAGCTCCTCGCGCAGCGCCGCTTCGTCGAACGGTACCCGCGCGAGCTCGCGGCGTTCCGCGGCGCTCAGCGTCCTGACCGCGTCGTAGAACCCGCCGACGGTGACCCGCCCGTCCGCGTCATGCATGCCGGCGAGCAGCGCGGCCAGCGCGTGAAGCGGATTGGCGACGGCCCCGCCGTAGGTCCCGGAGTGCAGATCGGTCGCGGCGCCGCGCAGATCGATCTGCAGGCCCGTGAGGCCGCGGTTCCCGAGCGCGAGCGACGGCGTCTCGACGTCCCACTGGCCGCCGTCCGCGCTCACCGTCACGTCCGCCGCGAGCAGCGCGCGGTGCTCGTGCAGGAACGGCGCCAGGTTTGGACTGCCGGTCTCTTCCTCGCCCTCGAAGAGAAACTTGAGGTTGACCGGCGGCCCGCCGGCGATGCTGCCGATCGCCTCGAGCGCGAGCAGCGGGATGAACAGACTGCCTTTGTCGTCACTCGCGCCGCGGGCGACCAGCCGGCCCTCGCGGATCGCCGGCTCGAAGGGCGGCGTCTGCCACAGCGCGACCGGGTCGACCGGCTGCACGTCGTAGTGTCCGTACAAGAGGATCGTCGGCGCCCCATCCCGCGCGGGCCACGCGCCGTAGACGACCGGGTTGCCGCTCGTCGGCATGATGCGGACTTCGGGCACGCCGGTGGCCCGCAGACGCTCCGCGAGCCACTCCGAGGCGCGCGCGATGTCCGGGCGGTGGGCCGGAAGCGCGCTGACGCTCGGAATGCGGAGGAAGTCCTGCAGTTCGGCGAGATGCCGCTCCCGCTGCTTGCTGAGGTAGGCGTCCGCCGCCGCGTAGTCCATCGCGCTCACTCCTTTGGCTCGCGCGCCCGGCCGTTGGCCGCCCGCGCGCCGAGGTGCGTGTGGAACCATCCGAGCAGGTGCGTCATCTCTTCGGTGCGGTGCCGGGGCTGCCCCGACGAGGACATGCTGTGGCTTTCGCCCGGGAAGCGCACGAACAGCGTCGGCGTCCCCTGCCGCCGGAGCGCGACGAACAACTGCTCCGCCTGTTCGATCGAGCACCGCAGGTCGTTCTCGCCGTGCAGGATGAGCAGCGGGGTCTTCATCTGGCGCACGTATGTGATCGGGGATCGCTCGAGGTAGAACTCCGGGGACTCCCACGGTGCGCCGGGGAACTCCCAGTCCGCCCCGTGATAGGCGATATCGCCGGTGCCCCAATGGTTGTAGCGGTTGCACGTGCTGCGCAGCGTGACGCCGGCCCGGAACCGCTGGGTGTGCCCGAGGATCCAGTTGGTCATGTAGCCGCCGTAGCTGCCGCCGCACACCCCGAGCCGGTCCGGATCGATCCACTCGTGGAGCGCCAGCGCGCGGTCCAGCGCCCCCATCAGGTCCTCGTAATCGCCGCCGCCCCAGTCGTGGTGGGTCGCCGCGAGGAAGGCCTGTCCGTAGCCGTGGCTGCCCCGCGGGTTCGTGTAGACGACGCCGTAGCCCGCGGCGCAGATGAGCTGCAGCTGATTCGAGAACGTGTGGCCGTACGAGCCGTGGGGACCGCCGTGGATTTCCAGGACCGCGGGCACGCGGCGGCCGGCGCCGGCCGGCTTCATCACCCAGCCGTCGAACACGTATCCGTCCGGGGTTTTGTACTCGAACCGTTCCGGCCGCGCGAGCGCCAGCGCGCCGGCCAGCGGCGCGTTCCACGCCGACAGGCGCCGGAAGGCCGCGGGGCGACCGCCGCCGAGCTCGGCGACCGCCACTTCACCCGGGGTGAGCGGGTCGGTCTCGACGCAGGCGACGCGGCGGCCCGCGGCGTCGAGCGAGCAGCCGATGAGATCGTGCTCTCCTGCCGTCTCGAGCCGGACGGCGCCGTCCGCGAGGGATGCCGATGCAACCTGGCAGTTGCCGCGCTCCGTCGTGAGAAAGTAGATCCGGTCGCCGCCCGGCGCCCAGGTGAGACCGCCCGAGCTCGGCTGCGAGCGCACGTCGCTCCCGATGTGATGTCCGATGTTCCCCTCGTAGCCGCCGGTTACGCACGCCGGCTCGGCCCCGTCCACAGCGGCGACCCAGAGGCGCACAAGGGTGGCCCCGCCGCATGCGCTGTCGTGGCCGAGATACGCGATCCGCTCGCCGTCTGGCGACCAGGCCGGCGTTTCGACGGCGCCGATGGTGCGCGTGAGGCGTCGCGGCGAGCCGGCGCCGTCCGCGCGGATGATCCACAGGTCGTTGCGCGGATCGAGATCCGCGTCGGGCAAGGCGTTGCCGGTATACGCGAGAAGGGCCCCGTCGGGCGACCAGACGGGCGCCATGTGATCGTAGTCTCCCTGGGTGATCTGGCGGGCGTCCCCGCCGGCGGCGGGAACAACGAAGATCTGTTTCCACCGGCCGTCCCAGAAGCCTTCGCCGTCCTGCTTGTAATGCAGCCGCGAGATGACGCGTACGTCGCTCTGCTCGGGGCGGCCCGCGGCCTCCGGCTTGCCGCTGAACGCGACCGACTTGCCGTCGGGCGACCAGGCCAGTTCCGCCGGCGCGAGCGAGCCCGAGGTCAACGGCCGCGCCTCGCCGCCGTCGATCGAGATCACCCAGGCCTGCTTCGTTCCGCCGCGGTCGGAAATGAAGGCGACCCGGGTGCCGTCCGGCGACCAGCGCGGCCCCGTGTCGCGGGACCGTGCGGTGGTGAGCTGTCGCGGCGCCGGCCGATTCGACTCCGAGGCCGCCGGAACCGGCACCAGCCAGAGGTGGATCTGATAACCGTTGGCGGGGTCGTCGACGATCGTGAGGGGACAGACGATCCGGCCGCCGTCGGGCGACAGGACCGGCGCGCCGGCCACTTTCCACTTTAAGATATCGTCGACCGCGATCGGACGCTTAGGGGGCGCTTCGGGGCGCGAAGACGTGGACAACCGTATCCTCCTCTCCCGGGCCGCGCGCGGTGCGCGCGCGCCCCGCGGAGGAAAGGATAGTTCAACGAGGGCGGTCTGGGTGCCTTGCCTGCCGCCTACGCGCCGAACGGGTGGGCGGTGAACTGGAAGTCGAGCGTCGCCTTGTCCTCGGTCTGCAGCATCATGATGCTCGGCGGATCGAAGCCGAAGTCCCTCATCAGCACCGTGGTTTCCATCGCGCCGGTCAGGGTGTCGCCGCTCAGCTTGAGCGTGCCGGTAAACACGGTGGGTTTGGTGACGTTGTGCACCGTGAGGTTGCCGGAGATCCGCACGCGGACGGTCTGGCCGGCGACATACGTCTTCGGCAGGCCCTCGATCGATGTAGCCATGAAGACGGCCGTCGGGTACTTGTCGGATTCCAGCCAGCGGCCCCGAATCGCGCTGTCGCGGTGCCGGCTGTCCGACGTGAGCTGGTTGACGTTGATGGTGATCGGCCCGATGCGGCTCTGATCCGGCCGTGAGCGGTCCACGTAGATATCGCCCTGGATGTCGTGCGTGACGCCGACCGCGACCTTGAACTGATTGTCGCGGAAGAACGTCTCGCCGACGTGGTACGAGGCCTCGGACACCTGCGGATCGATCACGAACCGCTGCGCGGCGGCCGGGACCTGGATCGGCGTGGCCGGCGCCGCGGCGGCGAACGTCCGCGGGACCGATGTGCCGCCCGCCGAACTCTGCCACATCGCGGCGGCCGCGACCAATGCGACGCCCGCGGCGACGATCGCGAGTCTGCCTTGCTTCATGCCGTCGTCCTCCTTGCGAGGTCACGCCACGTACGGCGCTCCCGTTTACTCTACCCTCGCAAACGCCGGGTGCCGCGGCTTCTGTTCCGCGGGACGGCGTTTATGAAGGATTATTCACAAGATCGCTACGAGCCGCTCACAGTGTGTGCGCCCTCACCCATTCGATCTGGGCGGTGCATGATCGCGCGCCGGCGCCGGCCAATCAAGGCGTGAGATTCCCATACGGAGGAGACCATGGCCGACGCGTTCGACGCCTCGGGGCACGAAGATAGGCCGACGCTCGAGATCGACCCGGAGGAGTTCCGGCGCCTCGCCCACCGGACGGTGGATCTCGTCTCGGACTATCTCGCCGGCATCCGCGGACGTTCCGTGTTTCGTCCGATGACCGTCGAAGAGCGCCGCGCGCTCCTCGAGCAGCCGCTGCCCGAGGACGGTCTTGCGCCGGAGGCGGCACTGCGCCGCTTCCAGGAATTCGTGCTCCCGCACCCGATGGGCAACGGGCATCCGCGTTTCTTTGGGTGGGTCAATGCGCCGCCGGCTCCGATCGCGGTGCTCGCCGAATTGCTCGCGGCGGCGATGAACCCGAGCTGCGCCGGCGGTGACCACGCCGCGATCTATCTCGAGCGGTGCGCGGTCCGCTGGCTGGCGGAGCTGCTCGGCTATCCCGCCGAGGGCGGGATGGGCCTGCTCACGAGCGGCGGGTCGATGGCGTCGCTCACCTGTTTGGCCGCCGCCCGTCACCACGCGGTCGCCGAGCTCGGGGGTGACGTGCGGAGCGCCGGCCTGCCGCAGGCCGGCCTGGTCCTGTACATGTCCGAGGAAGGGCACAGCTGCCTGCGCAAGTCGGCTGAGTTGCTCGGCCTCGGCGCGAACGCGGTTCGGACGGTGCCGGTCGACGCGGCGTGGCGGCTCGACGTCGCGGCGCTCCGGGAGGCGATCGCGCGGGATCGCGCCGCCGGACGCCGTCCCTTCTGCGTGAGCGCAAGCGCCGGAACCGTCAACACCGGGGCGATCGATCCGCTGGACTCGGTCGCCCGCGTCTGTGCGGAGGAACGTCTGTGGTTCCACGTCGACGGGGCGTACGGCGCGCCCGGCGTGCTCGACCCGTCCGCGGCGTCCCACTATGCCGGGATGGCCCGGGCCGATTCGCTGGCGATCGATCCTCACAAGTGGTTCTCCGTCCCCGTCGAGTGCGGCTGCGCGCTCGTCCGCGACGGCCGGCTGCTGCGGGACACGTTCAGCCTGGTGCCCCCGTATCTGCAGACCGAGGAGGGCAAAGGCTTCGGAGGCCTGCCGTGGTACTCGGAGTACGGTTTCCAGCAGACCCGCGGTTTTCGCGCGCTCAAGTTGTGGATGACGCTCCAGCATCTCGGGCGGCGCGGCGCCGCCGCGCACGTGGCGAGGCACACCGTCCTCGCCCGCCGGCTCGCCGGGATGGTGGAGACCGCGCCGGACTTCGAGTTGTCGGCGCCGGTCACGCTGTCGATCGTCTGCTTCCGGTACGTGCCCGACGGCTGGTCGCGCGACGACGCGCGCCTCGACGAATTGAACAAGACGATCATGCAGGAAGTCCAGGCCGGCGGAGAGGCGTTTCTGACCAACGCCGTCCTCCGCGGCCGCTTTGCGCTTCGCGCCTGCATCCTTCACTATGCGACGGCGGAGCCGGATCTGGTGGCGCTGCTCGACGTGATTCGGCAGGCCGGGCGGCGCCTGGCGGGACGCTGAGGGCTGTGCCCAACCCCGAGAGGCTAAGCACGTGGCGATCCAGGGTAACACCTAGAATAGTTAGCCATGCGGGTAAGCTATCGGGTCGAGGAAACCGAAGCGGGCACGATCATCAGCGTGTTCGACGATATCGATCTGGCCAATGCGAATCTGCTGGCAGATGCGCTCTTCAGCCTGATCGACACCCGTCGCGACATCGTGGTCGACTTTCGCGGCCTGCGGTACATCGACAGTGTCGGCCTCCACATTTTGCTGCGCGCCGGTCAGCGGGCGGAGCGCCTCGGCTGCGATGTGACCGTGGTGGCCGTGCGCCCGATCCGTCAACTTGTGGAGCAGATCGGGCTCGGCCGGCTGATGTCGATCGTGTCCGACATCCCGCCGTCGCATCAAGCACCGAAGACGGCCGCAGCGCCGGCCGCTGCCGCCGGCGTGCGTCCGAAGACGCCCGAGCCGAAGCCCGGCACGCCCGGCGAGCCAAAAAAGTCTACCGCGCCCTCGCGAACCGAGTCGTAGCGCGGACCAGTTCGGCGGCGATGCCGGGCTGATCGCCGGCGTGCCCCGCGCCGGCGACGACCACCAGCTCCGCGCGCGGCCACACCTTACTAAGATCCCACGCCCAGGCGATCGGCGCTCCGAAATCGAGACGGCCCTGCACCATGACGCCGGGGATGCCGGCGAGTGCACCGGCGTCCCGCAAGAGCACCCCGTCCTCGAGCCACGCGTCGCGCCGGACGTAGTGCGTCACGAGCCGGGCAAAGGCCATCGCGTAGACGGGGTCGGTGAATCGAGGGGACAGCCGCGGCGCCGGGGGCCACGTGAGTCCGGCGGACTCCCAGGTGCACCAATCGGCCGCCGCCCGCCGGCGGACTGCCGGATCGGCATCGTGAAGCAGCCGGTAATACGCTTCGACGATGTCGCCGTCGCGGTCCGCCGCCGGGAGCGCCGCGCGCAGCCGCTCCCATTCGGCCGGAAAGAGGACCGACGCGCCGCCGCGGAACCACCAGTCGAACTCCCGGCGCCGGCCCGTCGTCACGCCGAACAAGACGATCTCCGTAACACGCGCCGGATGCCGCTCCGCGTACGCGAGGGCCAGCGTGCTGCCCCATGATCCGCCCAGCACGAGCCACCGCTCGATTTCGAGGTGCCCGCGCAGCCGCTCGATATCCTCGATCAGGTTCGGGGTCGTATTGGCCGTGAGGCTCGTGGCCGGGTCGCTCGCGTGCGGCGTGCTGCGTCCGCACCCCCGTTGGTCGAAGAGTACGACGCGGTAGGCCGCGGGGTCGAAAAGCCGGCGGTGCCACGGGGCGCATCCCGAGCCGGGACCGCCGTGCAGGACCACGGCCGCCTTCCCGCGCGGATTGCCGCACGTCTCCCAGTACACGCGGTTGCCGTCGCCGGTGTCGAGCATCCCGCGCTCGTAGGGCTCGACCTCCGGGTAGAGCGGCGTCACCGTCGCGTCCCCGGCTGTCAGGCTAGAACACCCGCCCGCCGGCCGGCACGTCGCGCTCCGTGGAGAGGAGCACGACGCGGCCGTGCTCGTCCGGCACGCCGAGCACGAGCACTTCCGACGTAAAGCCGGCGATCCGCCGAACGCCGAGGTTGACCGCGGCGATGACCGAGCGTCCGACCAGTTCCTCCGCGCGGTACAGTCTCGTAAGCTGCGCGCTCGACCCGCGCGTGCCGAGGGGCCCAAAATCGATCGTCAGCCGGTAGGCCGGCTTCTTCGCCCCGTCGAGCGGCTCCGCGGCCGTGACCCGCCCCACGCGCAGGTCCAACGCTTGAAACGCGTCCAGCGGATCGATCGATGCCACCGCGTCCCCCTCCGTTGGCGGGCGTTCTTCTCACCAACAAGCGATGAGGGCGCGGCCGCCCGCCGCACCCTCATAGCCTACCGAAAAAAACCGAGCGGTGACCCTTAGGAGCTACCGCTCACGCGATCCCGCCGACGGCGACGGACCGTAATAGTAGTACGTGTAATACGGCGAGTAATACGGCCCGTTGTTGTAGTAGGTGTACGGCTGCGGCGGGCAGTTCGAGTACATCATCCCGCCGGAGTAATACGTCTGGCACGTGGCGCCGTAATACGGCTGCGGCCCGTAGTAGTTGTAATTGGCCACCTCCTCGTGGCACTCAATAGATTTTCGACCGCTTGACCCGCCCCGAAACCTGGCGGGGGTCGCAGCCGCGGGCGGCCGCGGCCCGGTCTCGAGAGACGGCCGGCGACGTCCGTTAAGTCATGTCGTGTTGTGTATAATACTTTGTTGAGAAATGCTGGACACCGGGTTTGTCATGACCGACGGGTCTGTCGAAATCATATTGATCGAGGACAACCCCGAGCACGCCGAGCTCACGGTGCGCGCGCTGAAGCGCCACCACGTGACAAACAACATCCGCGTGCTCCGGGACGGCGCCGAGGCCGTGGACGTGCTGCTGCCGCGTGACGGAAGCAATCCGCCGCCCGCGCGGCTGATCCTGCTGGACCTCAAGCTGCCGAAATTGGACGGCGTCGAGGTGCTGCGCCGGATCAAGCACGACGAGCGGACCAGAATGATCCCCGTCGTGGTGTTGACCTCGTCGGCGGAGGACCGCGACCTTACGGAGTGCTACCGTCTCGGAGTCAACAGCTATATCGTCAAGCCGGTCGATTTTCAACAGTTCTCCGACGCCGCCCGGTCGGTCGGATTTTACTGGATGTTGTTGAATCAGCTGCCCCCTGTGCCGGCGGACGCATGAGCGCGGCGCGATGAACGATTCCGTGCGGCCGCCGGGGCCCGGTTCGGGCGGGCGGCCGCTGCGCGTGCTCATCATCGAGGATGAAGCGGCGCACGCCGAGCTGGAAGTGCGGGCGCTGCGGCGGGCCGGCTTCGCCGTCGATGCGAAGGTCGTGGACACCGAGGCCGGCTACCTCGCCGCGCTGTCGGCCGATCTCGATCTCATCATTTCAGACAACAGCCTGCCGCGGTTTGACGCGTTGAGGGCCGCGGACGCGCTGCGGGAGCGCGGCCTCGACGTCCCGATGATCGTGGTCTCCGGGACCATCGGCGAAGAGGCGGCCGTCGAGCTGTTGAAGCGCGGCGTCGTCGACTACCTGCTGAAGGACCGCCTGGCGCGCCTCGGCGCGGCGGTGGCGCGCGCGCTCGACGAACGGCATCTCCGGCGCGAGAAGCGTCGCGCGGACGCGGAGCTGCAGGAGGCCTACGACTCCACCCTGGCCGGATGGTCCCGGGCCCTCGACCTGCGCGACAAGGAAACCGAGGGCCACAGCGAACGCGTCGCCGAGCTGACGCTGCGGATGGCGCGCATGATGGGGCTGCCCGAAACCGACCTGGTGCACATCCGGCGCGGCGCGCTGCTGCACGACATCGGAAAAATGGGCGTTCCCGACAGCATTCTGCTCAAGCCGGGTCCGCTCAGTCCCGACGAGTGGGCGCTCATGCGGAGGCATCCCGTGCTCGCGTACGAGCTCCTGGCGCCGATCGCCTACCTCCGGCCCGCGCTCGATATCCCTTACTGCCACCACGAGCGGTGGGACGGGACCGGGTACCCGCGCGGCCTGACGGAAACGCAGATTCCGCTCGCGGCGAGGATCTTCGCGCTTGCCGACACCTGGGACGCGCTGCGCTCGGACCGTCCGTACCGGCCGGCGTTCCGCAAAGAGCAGGCCGTCATCTACATCCGCGAGCAGGCCGGGCGGCATTTCGATCCTGGGCTCGTCGATCCGTTCCTCCAGTTGGTGGCCGGCGAACCGGAGGGCGCGGGCGGATCCTGAGGCCGCTGGCCCGCTACCTCAGGCCGGCCAGATCTAGACGAAGGCCCTTCACCACGATCCCGCCGCCCGGCTCGAAATCCGTCTCGGGTGCGCGCGTGAAGCCCATGCGCTCGTACATGCGGACCGCGGCCCGCATCATGTCCGTCGTGTGCAGCCCGAGCACCGGGGCGCCCATTTCGCGCGCGCGGCGCACGCACTCCCGCATCAACGCGCTCCCCACCCCGTGCCCCCGGGCCTCGGGCAGCACCGCCAACAGACGGACCTCGGGCCACCGGCCGTCCCCGCCGGCCGGCCCATACGCGCCCGCGGCGGGCGGGTAGAGCAGCACGCTTCCGACGACGAGCCCGCCGCGCTCGGCGACGATGCGATCTTCCGGACCCTTCGTCTCGAGCGTGGCCAGCAAATGGCGCCGGTACGCGAGCCAGAACGGCTCCGGGATCGCCAGCGCGTATTCTTCGTAGGCCGCCAGCGTCACGTTCCGAATCGCTTCGCGGTCCTCGTCGCGCGCGCTGCGGATCTGGATTGTCGTCATGACACCCTCAACTCCGGCTTCGGCGTTCTAGTGTTCGATGATCGCGGGGGTTCCCGGCGTCGCGCGGATTTTCCCCGGTAGAAACGGCACGGCGAGCAGCGCGCCGAAAAAGAACAACGCGACGACCTGAAAGCCGTGCTCGAACGAGAGGACCGCGGCCTGTCCGGTGATGACGCGGTCGAGAACGGCCAGGGCCTGCTGTTGGGCCGCCGTCGCGTCGCTGCCGCCGCGCACCATTAGGGCCGTCACCTGATGCGCGGCCTGCGCCCACGCGGGATGGTCGGGCCGCGCCTGCTCCGCGAGGCGCGCGTGGAACAGGGTCGTGCCGCGTTCGAGCAGCGTCGTGATCACCGCGGTCCCAAACGATCCGCCCAACTGGAGGATCAGGTTCATGAGACTCGCCGCCCCGATCGCCTTGGGCCGTTCGACGGCGTTGAGCGCCGCGGACATGAGCGGGACGACCATCATGGGGAACGCGAGTCCGAGCAGCACCATTGGGAGCACCACCTGAGGGTCTCCCGCGTCGAGCGTCCAACGAGACATCAGGATCATCGACACGCCGGCGAGCGCAAGCCCCGGT belongs to bacterium and includes:
- a CDS encoding dipeptidase, with product MDYAAADAYLSKQRERHLAELQDFLRIPSVSALPAHRPDIARASEWLAERLRATGVPEVRIMPTSGNPVVYGAWPARDGAPTILLYGHYDVQPVDPVALWQTPPFEPAIREGRLVARGASDDKGSLFIPLLALEAIGSIAGGPPVNLKFLFEGEEETGSPNLAPFLHEHRALLAADVTVSADGGQWDVETPSLALGNRGLTGLQIDLRGAATDLHSGTYGGAVANPLHALAALLAGMHDADGRVTVGGFYDAVRTLSAAERRELARVPFDEAALREELGIAQFVGEPDYTPLERTWIRPTLEVNGMWGGFQGDGSKTVLPNEAHAKITCRLVPDQDPDQIAQAVEQHIRRHAPAGVTVTVTRSKGKARPYLMPAEHPSLAAAAKALRATYGKDPVRVRVGGTLPVSDLVKRELGTWLVFFAFGEPDNLVHAPNEFLRLQTFDRGTRAYVRFFDELGRTDAASLRA
- a CDS encoding S9 family peptidase, with amino-acid sequence MSTSSRPEAPPKRPIAVDDILKWKVAGAPVLSPDGGRIVCPLTIVDDPANGYQIHLWLVPVPAASESNRPAPRQLTTARSRDTGPRWSPDGTRVAFISDRGGTKQAWVISIDGGEARPLTSGSLAPAELAWSPDGKSVAFSGKPEAAGRPEQSDVRVISRLHYKQDGEGFWDGRWKQIFVVPAAGGDARQITQGDYDHMAPVWSPDGALLAYTGNALPDADLDPRNDLWIIRADGAGSPRRLTRTIGAVETPAWSPDGERIAYLGHDSACGGATLVRLWVAAVDGAEPACVTGGYEGNIGHHIGSDVRSQPSSGGLTWAPGGDRIYFLTTERGNCQVASASLADGAVRLETAGEHDLIGCSLDAAGRRVACVETDPLTPGEVAVAELGGGRPAAFRRLSAWNAPLAGALALARPERFEYKTPDGYVFDGWVMKPAGAGRRVPAVLEIHGGPHGSYGHTFSNQLQLICAAGYGVVYTNPRGSHGYGQAFLAATHHDWGGGDYEDLMGALDRALALHEWIDPDRLGVCGGSYGGYMTNWILGHTQRFRAGVTLRSTCNRYNHWGTGDIAYHGADWEFPGAPWESPEFYLERSPITYVRQMKTPLLILHGENDLRCSIEQAEQLFVALRRQGTPTLFVRFPGESHSMSSSGQPRHRTEEMTHLLGWFHTHLGARAANGRAREPKE
- a CDS encoding YceI family protein, which produces MKQGRLAIVAAGVALVAAAAMWQSSAGGTSVPRTFAAAAPATPIQVPAAAQRFVIDPQVSEASYHVGETFFRDNQFKVAVGVTHDIQGDIYVDRSRPDQSRIGPITINVNQLTSDSRHRDSAIRGRWLESDKYPTAVFMATSIEGLPKTYVAGQTVRVRISGNLTVHNVTKPTVFTGTLKLSGDTLTGAMETTVLMRDFGFDPPSIMMLQTEDKATLDFQFTAHPFGA
- a CDS encoding pyridoxal-dependent decarboxylase produces the protein MADAFDASGHEDRPTLEIDPEEFRRLAHRTVDLVSDYLAGIRGRSVFRPMTVEERRALLEQPLPEDGLAPEAALRRFQEFVLPHPMGNGHPRFFGWVNAPPAPIAVLAELLAAAMNPSCAGGDHAAIYLERCAVRWLAELLGYPAEGGMGLLTSGGSMASLTCLAAARHHAVAELGGDVRSAGLPQAGLVLYMSEEGHSCLRKSAELLGLGANAVRTVPVDAAWRLDVAALREAIARDRAAGRRPFCVSASAGTVNTGAIDPLDSVARVCAEERLWFHVDGAYGAPGVLDPSAASHYAGMARADSLAIDPHKWFSVPVECGCALVRDGRLLRDTFSLVPPYLQTEEGKGFGGLPWYSEYGFQQTRGFRALKLWMTLQHLGRRGAAAHVARHTVLARRLAGMVETAPDFELSAPVTLSIVCFRYVPDGWSRDDARLDELNKTIMQEVQAGGEAFLTNAVLRGRFALRACILHYATAEPDLVALLDVIRQAGRRLAGR
- a CDS encoding STAS domain-containing protein, whose amino-acid sequence is MRVSYRVEETEAGTIISVFDDIDLANANLLADALFSLIDTRRDIVVDFRGLRYIDSVGLHILLRAGQRAERLGCDVTVVAVRPIRQLVEQIGLGRLMSIVSDIPPSHQAPKTAAAPAAAAGVRPKTPEPKPGTPGEPKKSTAPSRTES
- the pip gene encoding prolyl aminopeptidase, with protein sequence MTPLYPEVEPYERGMLDTGDGNRVYWETCGNPRGKAAVVLHGGPGSGCAPWHRRLFDPAAYRVVLFDQRGCGRSTPHASDPATSLTANTTPNLIEDIERLRGHLEIERWLVLGGSWGSTLALAYAERHPARVTEIVLFGVTTGRRREFDWWFRGGASVLFPAEWERLRAALPAADRDGDIVEAYYRLLHDADPAVRRRAAADWCTWESAGLTWPPAPRLSPRFTDPVYAMAFARLVTHYVRRDAWLEDGVLLRDAGALAGIPGVMVQGRLDFGAPIAWAWDLSKVWPRAELVVVAGAGHAGDQPGIAAELVRATTRFARAR
- a CDS encoding tRNA-binding protein; the protein is MDPLDAFQALDLRVGRVTAAEPLDGAKKPAYRLTIDFGPLGTRGSSAQLTRLYRAEELVGRSVIAAVNLGVRRIAGFTSEVLVLGVPDEHGRVVLLSTERDVPAGGRVF
- a CDS encoding response regulator, coding for MTDGSVEIILIEDNPEHAELTVRALKRHHVTNNIRVLRDGAEAVDVLLPRDGSNPPPARLILLDLKLPKLDGVEVLRRIKHDERTRMIPVVVLTSSAEDRDLTECYRLGVNSYIVKPVDFQQFSDAARSVGFYWMLLNQLPPVPADA
- a CDS encoding HD domain-containing phosphohydrolase gives rise to the protein MNDSVRPPGPGSGGRPLRVLIIEDEAAHAELEVRALRRAGFAVDAKVVDTEAGYLAALSADLDLIISDNSLPRFDALRAADALRERGLDVPMIVVSGTIGEEAAVELLKRGVVDYLLKDRLARLGAAVARALDERHLRREKRRADAELQEAYDSTLAGWSRALDLRDKETEGHSERVAELTLRMARMMGLPETDLVHIRRGALLHDIGKMGVPDSILLKPGPLSPDEWALMRRHPVLAYELLAPIAYLRPALDIPYCHHERWDGTGYPRGLTETQIPLAARIFALADTWDALRSDRPYRPAFRKEQAVIYIREQAGRHFDPGLVDPFLQLVAGEPEGAGGS
- a CDS encoding GNAT family N-acetyltransferase; its protein translation is MTTIQIRSARDEDREAIRNVTLAAYEEYALAIPEPFWLAYRRHLLATLETKGPEDRIVAERGGLVVGSVLLYPPAAGAYGPAGGDGRWPEVRLLAVLPEARGHGVGSALMRECVRRAREMGAPVLGLHTTDMMRAAVRMYERMGFTRAPETDFEPGGGIVVKGLRLDLAGLR